The region TATTTACtacttttactttttatttcaaaaatctATAACTATGAATTTTGTGCATAAGGAGCCTGTCTGCGTGGCTCCACCTGCCTCCCTCAAAATCTCCACATGAGAAGAGTAGTTACACACAGAATCCGGAAATTATGGTAACTAGATGGTCATTTGatgcttatttttcttttctcttcatttGACTAATAAACTGAAGAGAGAAGACAGATTAGGCTTTAGGTTACCCCATTGTAGCAACAAAATTAAGATTTATATGCATCTTATGCCCTGTTATGACAGCATGATGCTTTCCTTAGGAATTTCCACTGGTAAAGGAATTAATTCTGTGGCCCTGATTTACCAGTGCACTATAAATCGTTATATTCCTTTTGCCTTTGGAAAGTTGTGATGGATGAAAAGTTACCAATCATTGTTGGTTGTGATATGATCCTTTTCTGCTGACGTATCAGAGGAAGTTATCTTTACCAAGTTGAGAATCCTCATAGGTGGCCATTGAAAGCTACACATTTCAAAAGTTTTTCTTCTTTAGGTTATAAGAGGATGTATAACTGTAAGCAAGCAAGATGTAACTTCTTGCATCAATGAATATTGTCATGAGTTCACACTTCATTTGTCTTATATAGAATATGAATTTTGTCACTTGTATGAAGCGTAAGCGTAGTACTTGCACTTGTACAAAATCTTTTATTCGCCTTTTCTCATTGCCGTCTGAGTCACATCTCACATATAAATGTTCCTAAAGTTGATTGTTATTGTTTTTGACCAGTGTCTGAAGTATAAGACAGACCAATCACAAGAAGCTAAGAAGATGGAAAAACTGAATAATATATTCTTTACTTTGATGGCTCGGGGACCAGAAGGTAATGTCTTTTGTTATGCTTTGTTGATCAGCATATAATTAGGCACTTATTTGCAGAGGGCTATATTGGACTATTTGTATGAGAtactattttaaaattatttcccTGTAATACTAGTAAATAGAAATCATGGGAAAGAATAAGAAGTAAGAACTAGAACCTAATGCATGAGTGTGTGTTAGTGAATATCGTATGTGCGTAATTTTTGCCTATAATGTTCACCGGTGCTTAGAGTTAATAGCATGAACTACCAACTTCTTCAATTGTAAACTAGTGGTTCTTGGTTCCATGCTTAAAATTTGTAACAGCTCCATGGTAAAATTGATGATACATTTATGTTATTGTCTCATGTTGTCTACTGGAATGAGTTTGagctttttttatttaaaagtaaTGGAACTTTTATTCTAATTCTGCAGTGGATCTATCTGAAGTCACTGGGAAAGAACAAACGGATGCACAACCAGCCaagagaggaagaggaaggaagcAATAACTGATGTATCTAGCTGTTGAAATAGGCCTCATGAATCTTAGGAAATCTGTTATGATTTGATAGATTTTTACCCCATTCCTAAATCTTGCAACGTTGCCTTTGATTGCATTTACATAATTTTGCCTACTGAATTTTACTTTCTCAAATATTAATCTGGGGTACGGTTTTGGCTACAACAAAATCACTCACATACCATTGGCAAATTGGCATTCACTTTACCACTGCTATTATTCTTCAATATTAGCTTTTAATATTGTTTTTTCTGTCGCAAATGCAATGAAATCATTTGCTAATTTCAAACCAACAAGTGTGGGTTGGGGTTGAGGAATATATAGATCTCCTTCTGTGTTTCCATCTACTTTTTTTTCTGTTAAATGGCTTCCAAGTTCCAATTTGGTGGTAAAGAAGTGGATTTTGACTTTCTGTTAACTGCGATTATTTACAAACACCCAAACAGCAGGGTCT is a window of Lotus japonicus ecotype B-129 chromosome 5, LjGifu_v1.2 DNA encoding:
- the LOC130720889 gene encoding signal recognition particle 9 kDa protein; the protein is MVYITSWDEFVDRTVQLYRADPDSTRYVMKYRHCDGKLVLKVTDNKQCLKYKTDQSQEAKKMEKLNNIFFTLMARGPEVDLSEVTGKEQTDAQPAKRGRGRKQ